One Besnoitia besnoiti strain Bb-Ger1 chromosome VIII, whole genome shotgun sequence DNA segment encodes these proteins:
- a CDS encoding putative GDP mannose 4,6-dehydratase (encoded by transcript BESB_081810): MRRFTEEPKEGKQRALITGITGQDGSYLSEFLLEKGYEVHGILRRCSTFNTERIDHIFDKLKLHHGDLLDSSCLCGIVAAIRPHEIYNLAAQSHVKVSFEMPEYTSEATGVGILRLLEAVRSAGLEKHTRVYQASTSELFGRVQETPQTEMTPFYPRSPYGISKLYAYWMVVNYRESYGMFCVNGILFNHESPRRGKTFVTRKITRAVSQIAKGVQDRLVLGHLDSWRDWGHAKDYVEAMWLMLQQDAPQDFVIATGEQHSVREFCEIAFGFAGIGIKWEGEGLSEKGVDKETGRELIVVSPTYFRPAEVESLLGDASKAKASLGWKPTTSFYELVYDMLRFDFQEASLSLPSFSECMSRAARLRGKESADSHAPEGRP; encoded by the exons ATGAGGCGATTCACCGAAGAACCGAAAGAAGGAAAGCAGCGAGCGCTCATCACCGGCATCACAGGACAAGATGGATC GTACTTGAGCGAATTTCTCCTGGAGAAGGGCTACGAAGTCCACGGCATTCTTCGCCGATGCAGCACCTTCAACACAGAGAGAATTGATCACATTTTCGACA AATTGAAACTTCATCATGGAGACCTGCTCGACAGctcctgcctctgcggcatAGTCGCCGCGATCCGGCCCCATGAAATCTACAATCTGGCCGCTCAG AGCCACGTCAAGGTCTCCTTCGAGATGCCTGAGTACACCTCGGAGGCGACCGGCGTCGGCATCCTGCGGCTGCTCGAGGCGGTTCGCTCCGCAGGCCTAGAGAAGCACACCCGCGT gtACCAGGCCTCGACATCTGAGCTCTTTGGCCGCGTTCAGGAAACGCCGCAGACTGAGATGACGCCGTTCTATCCGCGATCGCCCTATG gcaTCTCCAAGCTGTACGCGTACTGGATGGTTGTGAACTACAGAGAGAGTTACGGAATGTTTTGCGTAAACGGAATCCTCTTCAATCACGAGAGCCCGCGCCGAGGGAAGACCTTCGTAACGAGGAAAATCACTCGCGCGGTTTCTCAGATTGCCAAG GGCGTGCAGGATCGCCTCGTGCTCGGGCACCTGGATAGCTGGCGAGACTGGGGGCACGCGAAGGACTACGTGGAAGCCATGTGGCTGATGCTGCAGcaagacgcgccgcaggatTTCGTCATTGCGACGG GCGAGCAGCACTCGGTCCGAGAGTTCTGCGAGATTGCCTTTGGCTTCGCGGGCATCGGCATCAA AtgggaaggcgaaggcctgAGCGAGAAGGGCGTGGATAAGGAGACCGGAAGGGAACTTATCGTTGTCTCCCCGACGTACTTCCGCCCTGCAGAAGTCGAAAGCCTCCTAGGCGACGCAAGCAAGGCGAAAGCGAGTCTCGGCTGGAAGCCAACAACCTCATTCTAC GAACTGGTTTACGACATGTTGCGGTTTGACTTCCAAGAGGCAAGTCTGAGTCTTCCCTCTTTCTCTGAGTGCATGTCGcgagccgctcgcctgcgcgggaAGGAGAGCGCCGATTCGCATGCTCCTGAAGGGCGTCCGTGA
- a CDS encoding hypothetical protein (encoded by transcript BESB_081790) yields the protein MLLGSICRFTRLAAFAAVATVVCPSPLFSLAATEETTPFKAPEESTDSSHVIGFITLDQLISSLKDVSLRQSFLEALPTQWALPKFSASSTSELDQLQAWTKNIRTRILPALPLGESISNVTAEISSRTLTVPDVLNGLLHNAGTDKEGLFSTVFGGDTQTSLPPILKEFTTALPLHRGVQEEGGSASPSLSPVEDALRWLPSLDLLNTGRLSQIFAIPSELAWPISRQRLELLLPVLTRSTGEGQNSLAGLQFKDFDGLSALRVHLKDLLVPLSQADGSLLFANLTDVLPDFQLPATIDILPLATLENKELGSVDSLWSSVKGTMLSRMAVLGGETPFLVGPVLNLNSLPKLQLASSSLMQRLSEQGMPLKLNTTLDGTSDVIASVLETLDSGMPLDDRMKDLFSSRATRLHDAIVSPVEALLKTSDAKESTHLSDMLEQWRGAWERVSPQDFLSDHFFGMKLPLVAIPRDSLPGLFTSLKSLRGGCGEAAGESVTSCALNLPSLSALPLGAAFGEESLEAMYSRVEGLSEQLRTAVEQLQGRIMRNLPITEPASREKPATKSTEGAPKDVIALRQAMDATVKLADTMTAALQFTKKEVRALQLFNVPRDGGLAAGGLLDDLGASAAQLLKHSAPGSPSQLRSFVANIQGSPLLAVPRSVYNQLVKAAAGEHEQQQQTTTNNVRRRRLQAASQMPAATPAVSAPSTREDGLVLVDPLIFGNLLNNLRVVDAAGLRGKLKEVLPRAASGPSGGSEEARPLFPLPPLVEDLFANNSLSLPALTFPTSDLLRTGVFPTQLLNAPLSQWVSSAVIPTDFSGRTLPELLDVQAVAAQMQALPLGELLPGLRAAASSIGMELPSSLLEDGSGLLARTVGDLQINALLPPQLLHIPLSQLVDGSGVVGREILDLPLGSILAGGEAATSLLAQPFADVLGLRTVLESLATQPSTPLKIELPELGRATGGVSAAQAHLAQLLSAGGLPGGAVALPAVSGEWLSLPSLEKIVPGGAAGGIVGTVAGKIAPAAATAGGFLSGRAGANAAAPDAAAGVRGKRLPMGDALKNFSALTGLPLGNDLFF from the exons ATGCTTCTTGGGTCCATCTGCCGTTTCACGCGGCTGGCAGCCTTTGCTGCTGTCGCCACTGTGGTTTGCCCGTCGCCTCTGTTTTCGCTTGCGGCCACCGAGGAAACAACTCCATTTAAAGCCCCGGAGGAAAGTACCGACAGTTCACACGTCATTGGTTTCATAACGCTTGACCAGCTGATCTCGTCCCTAAAGGacgtctctctgcggcagtCCTTCCTCGAAGCGCTGCCAACGCAGTGGGCACTCCCGAAgttttctgcgtcctcgACATCTGAGCTTGACCAACTGCAAGCATGGACCAAAAACATTCGCACCCGTATTCTTCCAGCTCTTCCTCTGGGAGAATCAATCTCGAACGTTACGGCTGAGATCTCAAGCCGAACCCTAACAGTTCCAGACGTGCTCAACGGTCTGCTTCATAATGCAGGCACAGACAAAGAAGGACTTTTCTCCACGGTTTTCGGTGGTGACACTCAAACGAGTCTACCCCCTATTCTTAAAGAATTCACCACTGCACTTCCACTGCACCGTGGTGTTCaagaagagggcggaagcgcttcgccgtctctgaGCCCAGTTGAGGACGCTCTTCGATGGTTGCCCAGCTTGGATCTTTTGAACACAGGGCGACTCTCCCAGATTTTCGCAATCCCATCTGAGCTCGCTTGGCCGATCAGTCGACAGCGGCtcgagcttcttcttcctgttCTCACGCGCTCCACAGGAGAAGGGCAAAACTCACTGGCAGGACTGCAGTTCAAGGACTTCGATGGCCTTTCGGCGCTCCGTGTGCATCTGAAAGATCTGCTAGTCCCACTATCCCAAGCGGATGGAAGTCTCCTATTCGCGAATCTTACTGATGTGCTGCCAGACTTCCAGCTGCCCGCCACCATCGACATTCTACCCCTGGCTACACTTGAAAACAAAGAG TTGGGATCGGTAGACTCCCTGTGGAGCTCTGTAAAGGGAACCATGCTTTCCAGAATGGCAGTCCTTGGAGGCGAAACCCCTTTCCTGGTCGGACCTGTGCTCAACCTCAACAGCCTTCCGAAGTTGCAGCTGGCCTCCTCCTCACTTATGCAGCGTCTCTCTGAGCAAGGGATGCCGCTCAAACTTAACACAA CACTGGACGGCACGTCTGATGTAATAGCTTCTGTTCTGGAAACACTGGATTCTGGCATGCCTCTTGATGACCGCATGAAGGATCTCTTTTCCTCTCGGGCCACTCGCCTGCACGATGCAATTGTGTCACCGGTCGAAGCCCTCCTGAAGACAAGCGACGCAAAAGAATCGACCCACTTATCTGACATGCTAGAGCAGTGGCGCGGAGCGTGGGAGAGAGTTTCTCCCCAGGACTTCCTCTCCGACCACTTCTTCGGCATGAAACTGCCGCTCGTAG CAATTCCTCGAGACAGCCTCCCCGGCCTGTTCACCTCCCTAAAGAGCTTGAGAGGCGGatgcggagaagcagcaggagAGTCTGTGACCTCTTGTGCTCTGAACCTCCCGAGTCTGTCAGCGTTGCCTCTTGGTGCAGCTTTTGGAGAAGAAAGCTTGGAAGCCATGTACAGCAGAGTTGAGGGCCTTTCGGAGCAACTGCGAACGGCTGTGGAACAGCTGCAGGGACGCATCATGCGCAACCTTCCCATCACGGAACCGGCCAGCCGAGAGAAGCCAGCCACCAAGAGTACAGAAGGTGCGCCCAAAGATGTTATTGCACTTCGACAGGCCATGGATGCGACTGTAAAACTGGCGGATACTATGACTGCTGCCCTGCAGTTCACTAAAAAAGAGGTGAGGGCACTCCAGCTGTTCAACGTCCCCCGTGATGGCGGGCTGGCAGCCGGTGGCCTGCTAGACGATCTTggagcttctgcagcgcagctCTTAAAACACAGCGCGCCGGGCTCTCCTTCGCAGCTGCGATCATTCGTTGCGAACATCCAAGGGAGTCCGCTCCTGGCAGTCCCCCGAAGCGTGTATAACCAGCTCGTGAAGGCTGCTGCGGGTGAGCACGAACAACAACAGCAAACCACTACAAATAATgtgaggaggcgcagactgcAAGCTGCGAGCCAGATGCCCGCCGCGACACCCGCCGTTTCTGCACCCAGCACTAGGGAGGACGGCTTGGTTTTGGTTGACCCTCTGATATTCGGCAACTTGCTCAACAATTTGCGCGTGGTTGATGCGGCCGGGCTTCGAGGCAAATTGAAGGAGGTGCTTCCCCGAGCGGCCTCGGGGCCGTCTGGGGGATCGGAGGAG GCTCGAcctctgtttcctctcccACCGCTCGTCGAGGACTTGTTTGCCAACAATTCCCTGTCCCTGCCGGCACTGACTTTCCCTACATCCGACCTCTTGCGGACGGGAGTTTTTCCGACTCAGCTGCTCAATGCTCCTCTCAGCCAGTGGGTGTCTTCCGCAGTCATACCCACTGACTTTTCAGGCAGAACACTTCCAGAGCTGCTCGATGTCCAAGCCGTCGCTGCTCAAATGCAGGCGCTACCACTCGGTGAACTCCTGCccggtctccgcgcagctgcgtcttctATCGGCATGGAACTTCCTTCTTCACTTCTGGAGGACGGCAGCGGGCTGCTGGCACGGACCGTTGGAGATCTTCAAATAAACGCCCTCCTTCCGCCACAGCTTCTTCACATTCCGCTTTCTCAGCTTGTTGACGGAAGCGGTGTCGTAGGACGGGAGATCCTCGACTTGCCTCTGGGCAGCATTCTTGCCGGAGGTGAAGCAGCAACGTCCCTGCTCGCGCAGCCTTTTGCTGACGTGCTTGGGCTTCGGACTGTTCTTGAATCTCTTGCTACTCAACCGTCGACACCTCTGAAAATAGAGCTGCCCGAGCTGGGCCGCGCCACAGGGGGTGTGTCTGCTGCACAGGCACACCTTGCTCAGCTGCTATCTGCGGGAGGCCTCCCAGGAGGAGCTGTTGCGCTTCCCGCAGTCTCTGGCGAGTGGCTCTCCTTGCCCAGCCTCGAAAAAATCGTaccaggaggcgccgccgggggaATCGTGGGAACTGTAGCGGGAAAGATTGCCCCCGCCGCTGCCACCGCTGGAGGTTTCCTCTCAGGAAGGGCGGGAGCAAACGCGGCTGCTCCTGAtgcagcggcaggcgtgCGTGGGAAGCGCCTCCCGATGGGTGATGCCCTCAAGAATTTCTCTGCTCTAACTGGCCTCCCGCTCGGCAATGACTTGTTTTTCTAA
- a CDS encoding hypothetical protein (encoded by transcript BESB_081800) yields the protein MKQKRKNLVSSLLAVSAKGDWVRRQGCGQSACSALFELVETRGGSKTARRVQASEDEESSFCESLAGQRGSNAVRSNGEKAHSASRAQNEKERRKRPEVTKKGDERTRHDAELPPSNRRGDRKSRRRSPQVPSPPSRAPLPHFSPPTSSPPLPCFSLSSPSSSSPTWCPASSSAPSRSPQLPLTCLASASSPFLSPSSPLLRSPAASDSFVVTVVSVLQEPLFRLPFFALSCQTSSLARQRDESSQTTQDCNNESGTGDSGDTRNARRREDGQKGFSARESDAASEEVRRDADAQTNAEKSAAACLDADGDLILQRPAASGGRSTSEKGGGLTKKSVSAALALCKQATSESPGSVERQPPPPRVLTRLSSSSASSSSSPFAPLSSDFTPRAVPLSADASSSVLSSCAGPSPPRLSSACARASFVSPRRLLGSPFIVCRRASATSVALVSQQLWTGGLLLANFLFDFFLTQSPRALAASNSPAVAQRDCRWAGRVREFEGEGEGQAAAEAADRGAEVAKNRTEAASASPLTILELGSGVGLLGAALPSILGAVDRLRGAENEAASAPSSPLQCSETRASPTAKSPSFRSLRAIPQAASAHLPQPAAALYPPSPSAFSCQICSPASLRPSPAESGSPPAPSCGSCASRAEGKRETSQNCMQFGGQQPEGVPRGSEASRRKVKLFLTDAEAGALSLAAASLWLNGGEPRGEETAAGEEPHQSERARKFQGEEAKTTGKEGRRKRGEKSGGATAKGEEDGDTTRKERAGDECVDRKERATAQLPPAEKEIPSEKGAVDPSLEIVQQVWRRGGRLSLPCSESPLLSFACAEPDRSPSPCLSQSCCGCCAAPSPSRLPSRLSVSLPGAALATRFSFPASPAAAQSDVEVVLRQLCWGRPPPLRQSSGSGRAAIAAGAAVGREGPRRRWAARRDKTRGASRGEKSAGGGSLSGAAHEERRRRKGAQPDEREGMGSRDEGRPRRFRWNAEEWFSLFPGQAEGLEQTDVGARRNGKAAAKRNRDGGNGGGNGGPSHAAPTTQGDSKRRRGDSEGKEATGRDRETEADPVRVTGASPASPSSSPSKAVKTPKAAMATRRRNCEGAEERRGAAADGDLQQERQSVRRGSTRDEEKGDLLILAADVLYDYKSCDAFAAQVASLLRHHTQARAAGASRPRASLVASRVCSFPEEPIASVPRAADAGEDRAEGAPASPEVRGSAEAEGDAKVASEFRSVRCFLCHTRRVGISCVTSAVPVDVFAEYFRERFVRDVILAGEGDSDGGDGRTAAGPHEQDARERGEHAAETGTGGGRSPRPEKQTPKLREAAEGVVARGKPVGASSQSADDRKDSLEAGAWCEHETRGDAEDGGASGGRRHARGCRQQCRPHRAAFGCLRSSPSLSTPSDDADTGLGPPPWFDLVLHRPPPIRIVPLSSVLLHGEDTESCGAGSHRSGSGSAPGSPLDGRRPSQTGSEGHSGSGAAEEAEVSTHGYRQSAPRRRERDTDAAPDRKARGSVAGGGAAKTEEKGQETRHVSPSTTDGDSEAAAVDSVVHMKEISLGSPRKGVQPRPTESEAALERSRWSHRGHTRQCKVGTVSSELDPFLLGTSAFQHSAAAALQPILPHRLRALMGSHGQRTSSDRQRLPADAGTSRCTWNYFENEPCCRGLTATLRAAARASHEKTGSKASSRDYGAERELCSQGLARAGSNSVATEELRGALSDYGRTYEQSLSSGILSGNAMGKDVSLSASDGSVMTVKSAVPGNRQKYIPTHKCSAEGGEIPASSAAEGLLFEALKMAEVWELCWCATNKKGGIRRRAG from the exons ATGAAGCAAAAGCGGAAAAACCTCGTCTCGAgtcttctcgctgtctccgcgaaAGGAGACTGGGTTCGCAGGCAAGGATGCGGCCAGAGTGCATGCAG CGCGCTGTTTGAGCTCGTGGAGACAAGGGGAGGCTCAAAAACTGCGAGGCGCGTACAGGCAAGCGAGGATGAGGAGTCGAGTTTTTGTGAAAGCCTCGCAGGACAAAGAGGAAGTAACGCCGTGCGGTcaaacggcgagaaggcacactccgcgtcgcgtgcgcagaatgagaaagagagaagaaaaagaccGGAAGTGACCAAGAAAGGAGACGAACGGACCCGGCACGATGCCGAGCTCCCGCCTTCGAaccggcgaggagacaggaagaGCAGACGTCGATCCCCGCAGGTTCCTTCTCCCCCGTCACGCGCTCCACTTCCTCACTTCTCGCCCCCAACCTcatcgccgccgcttccttgcttttccctctcttctccgtcttcaTCTTCACCGACGTGGTGCCCTGcatcttcctctgcgccttctcggtCTCCGCAGCTTCCTCTGACTTGTCTTGCTTCGGCGTCATCtccgtttctctctccttcttctccgctcctGAGGTCCCCTGCGGCCTCAGACAGCTTCGTTGTGACGGTGGTAAGCGTTCTCCAAGAGCCGCTGTTTCGTCTCCCGTTCTTCGCTCTGTCTTGTCAAACTTCTTCACTCGCGCGACAAAGAGACGAGAGCTCGCAAACTACGCAAGATTGCAACAACGAAAGTGGAACGGGCGACTCAGGGGACACGAGaaacgcgagacgccgcgaagaTGGGCAGAAAGGGTTCAgtgcgcgagagagcgacgcggcaagCGAGGAAgtgcgccgcgacgcagacgcgcaaacGAACGCGGAAAAgtccgcagcggcctgcCTTGACGCAGATGGGGATCTGATTCTTCAGCGTCCCGCCGCAAGCGGGGGGAGAAGCacgagcgagaagggcggcggcctcaCAAAGAAAAGCGTCTCAGCGGCTTTGGCTTTGTGTAAGCAAGCGACTTCAGAGTCACCCGGCTCAGTCGAGCGCCAGCCACCTCCGCCTCGTGTCCTTACTCGCCTCTCTTCatcttctgcttcgtcttcttcctccccttTTGCGCCGTTGTCCTCAGACTTCACTCCTCGAGCggtgcctctctctgcggacgCCAGTAGCTCGGTGCTCTCTTCTTGCGCAggcccttctccgccgcgattgtcctctgcgtgcgcgcgcgcctctttcgtgtctcctcgtcggctGCTGGGGTCTCCCTTCATCGTGTGCCGGCGCGCGTCAGCGACAAGCGTCGCGCTCGTTAGCCAGCAGCTGTGGACGGGCGGGCTGCTGCTCGCCAACTTCCTGTTTGACTTTTTCCTCAcccagtctccgcgcgctctcgcggcttccAACTCTCCCGctgtcgcgcagcgcgactGCCGCTGGGCGGGTCGCGTTAGAGAATTCGAGGGAGAAGGGGAAGGCcaagcggcagcggaggccgcagacagaggcgcggaagTCGCCAAAAACAGGACAGAAGCAGCCTCAGCGTCACCTCTCACCATCCTCGAGCTCGGCTCCGGGGTGGGGCTTCTGGGCGCTGCACTGCCTTCCATTCTCGGCGCAGTTGATCGTCTCCGAGGCGCCGAAAATGAAGCAGCCAGCGCCCCTAGTTCTCCTCTGCAATGCAGCGAAACGAGAGCGTCGCCTACCGCAAAGTCGCCCTctttccgctctctccgtGCCATTCCGCAGGCCGCATCGGCACATCTGCCTcagcctgcggccgccttgTACCCTCCCTCTCCGTCAGCGTTTTCTTGTCAAATCTGTTCccccgcgtctctgcgtccctcgccggcggagtcTGGCTCTCCTCCGGCTCCTTCGTGCGGCAGCTGTGCGTCGAGGGCTGAGGGGAAGCGCGAGACTTCTCAGAACTGCATGCAGTTCGGCGGGCAGCAGCCGGAAGGCGTCCCTCGCGGGAGCGAAGCAAGCAGGAGGAAAGTCAAACTGTTTTTgacagacgcggaggccggcgcgctgtCGCTTGCAGCCGCGTCCCTCTGGCTGAACGGCggggagccgcgcggcgaggagactgcaGCCGGAGAAGAGCCTCATCAGAGCGAGCGAGCACGCAAATTccaaggagaagaagcaaaaACGACCGGCAAAGAAGGGCGGAGAAAGCGGGGGGAGAAGTCTGGCGGAGCGACCgcgaaaggcgaagaagacggggaTACGACGCGGAAGGAACGAGCCGGCGATGAATGCGTCGACCGCAAAGAAAGAGCGACTGCCCAGTTGCCACCTGCGGAAAAGGAGATCCCAAGCGAGAAGGGGGCTGTCGACCCTTCTCTGGAAATCGTCCAGCAAGTCTGGAGGCGGGGCGGGAGGCTGTCTCTCCCGTGTTCTGAGTCTCCTTTGCTTTCTTTCGCTTGCGCGGAGCCTGaccgctcgccgtctccgtgcCTCTCTCAGTcttgctgcggctgctgtgcagctccctcgccctcgcgcctcccttctcgcctgtCTGTCTCTTTGCCTGGCGCAGCCTTGGCGACTCGCTTTTCGTTCCCCGCGTcccccgctgctgcgcagagcgacgTGGAGGTGGTCCTGCGTCAGCTGTGCTGgggacgcccgccgccgcttcggcaGAGTTCCGGAAGTGGAAGAGCGGCGATCGCCGCGGGAGCTGCCGTTGGCCGCGAAGGACCCCGACGGCGCTGGGCAGCCCGCAGAGACAAGACGCGAGGTgcgagcagaggcgagaagagcgccGGGGGGGGTAGTttgagcggcgccgcgcacgaagagcggcgccgcaggaaaGGAGCGCAACcggacgagagagaaggaatgGGCTCTAGAGACGAAGGGCGGCCTCGGAGGTTCCGATGGAACGCAGAGGAGTGGTTTTCGCTCTTTCCAGGGCAGGCAGAAGGCCTCGAGCAGACCGATGTTGGGGCGCGCCGCAACGGcaaagcggcggcgaagagaaacCGCGATGGAGGGAACGGCGGCGGAAACGGGGGGCCGTCACACGCTGCACCGACGACGCAGGGAGACAGCaaaaggcgcagaggagactcAGAAGGAAAAGAGGCGACGGGGAGAGACCGGGAAACTGAGGCAGACCCCGTGCGCGTgacgggcgcgtcgcccgcctcgccgtcctcctcgccttcgaaGGCGGTCAAGACGCCCAAGGCCGCCAtggcgacgagaaggcgaaattgcgaaggcgccgaggaacgccgaggcgccgcagccgacggAGACCTCCAGCAGGAACGCCAGTCTGTCCGCAGGGGGAGCActcgcgacgaggagaaaggTGACCTTTTGATTCTGGCTGCCGACG TGCTGTACGACTACAAGTCCTGCgacgcgttcgccgcgcaggttgcgtcgcttctccgccatcacacgcaggcgcgcgccgccggcgcctctcgcccgcgcgccagcCTCGTCGCTTCGAGGGTATGCAGCTTCCCAGAGGAGCCTATCGCCTCTGTCCCTCGAGCTGCGGACGCTGGAGAAgaccgcgcggagggcgcgccggcgtctccagAGGTGCGAGGtagcgcggaggccgagggagacgcgaaggTCGCAAGCGAATTTCGAAGCGTCAGGTGCTTTCTGTGTcacacgcgccgcgtcggcatCTCCTGTGTGACCAGCGCCGTCCCTGTCGACGTGTTTGCCGAGTACTTCCGCGAGCGCTTCGTGAGAGATGTGATTCTcgctggcgagggcgactcagacggaggagacgggcGCACCGCGGCGGGTCCGCACGAGCAGGATGCGCGCGAGCGGGGCGagcacgcggcggagacaggcacTGGAGGGGGGAGATCTCCGCGTCCTGAGAAGCAAACGCCCAAActgcgagaagcggcggagggcgtggTCGCCCGTGGAAAGCCAGTAGGAGCTAGCAGTCAGTCCGCTGACGACAGAAAAGACTCACTCGAGGCAGGAGCGTGGTGTGAGCACGAGACTcggggagacgcagaggacggagGGGCGTcgggcgggcgacggcaCGCGAGAGGGTGCCGGCAGCAGTGTAGGCCGCACCGCGCAGCATTCGGCTGTCTGCGCAGCAGTCCGAGCCTCTCCACGCCCTCAGACGATGCAGACACCGGCCTGGGGCCTCCGCCTTGGTTCGACTTAGTTCTGCATAGGCCCCCTCCGATTCGGATCgtgcctctttcttctgttcTTCTCCATGGAGAAGACACAGAAAGCTGTGGCGCTGGTTCACATCGCTCGGGCTCAGGCAGCGCCCCAGGCTCGCCGCTCGACGGCCGCCGGCCGTCACAgacaggcagcgaaggccaCTCGGggtcgggcgcggcggaggaggcggaagtcTCCACGCACGGATATCGTCAGAGTGCCCCAAGACGGCGAGAAAGGGacacagacgccgcgccagacAGGAAGGCAAgaggcagcgtcgccggtggcggcgctgctaAAACGGAAGAAAAGGGTCAGGAAACCAGGCATGTTTCGCCGAGCACGACGGATGGAGACagcgaagcagccgcagTAGACAGCGTGGTGCACATGAAGGAGATCTCGTTAGGCAGCCCTCGAAAGGGGGTCCAGCCCAGGCCAACAGAGTCGGAAGCTGCCCTGGAACGTAGCCGCTGGAGCCACAGAGGCCACACTCGCCAGTGCAAGGTAGGGACTGTATCGTCCGAACTCGACCCGTTTTTGCTGGGCACGAGCGCCTTCCAACactctgcagccgctgccctTCAGCCTATTCTGCCGcacaggctgcgcgcgctgatGGGTTCGCACGGCCAGAGAACAAGCAGCGACCGTCAGCGCTTgccggcagacgcaggcaccAGTAGGTGTACATGGAACTATTTCGAAAACGAGCCCTGCTGTCGCGGGCTGACCGCCAcgctgcgcgctgcagctAGAGCGAGCCATGAAAAAACAGGCAGTAAGGCGTCAAGTCGGGACTAcggagcagagagagaactcTGTTCGCAGGGCCTCGCTCGAGCTGGAAGCAACAGCGTAGCGACCGAGGAATTAAGAGGAGCACTCTCAGACTATGGACGAACCTATGAACAGAGTCTTTCATCTGGGATCCTTTCGGGAAATGCCATGGGCAAAGACGTTTCCCTGAGCGCGAGTGACGGTAGCGTGATGACCGTCAAGAGCGCAGTGCCCGGCAACCGGCAAAAGTATATCCCGACGCACAAATGTTCTgctgagggcggcgagaTACCCGCGAGCTCGGCAGCCGAGGGTTTGCTGTTTGAGGCGCTGAAAATGGCAGAAGTGTGGGAACTTTGCTGGTGCGCGACCAACAAGAAGGGGGGCATCCGACGGAGGGCTGGATAA